In Numidum massiliense, a single genomic region encodes these proteins:
- a CDS encoding ATP-dependent Clp protease ATP-binding subunit codes for MMFGRLTERAQKVLALAQDEAARLGHNNIGTEHILLGLVREGEGIAAKALIGLGLNLEKIHNEVEALIGRGGEQLGTPAYTPRAKKVMELSMDEARKLGHTYVGTEHILLGLIREGEGVAARVLNNLGVSLNKARQQVLQLLGSNEAVASNQAGRSNNANTPTLDSLARDLTATAKEGDVDPVIGRSKEIERVIQVLSRRTKNNPVLIGEPGVGKTAIAEGLAQKIVDNEIPEILRDKRVMTLDMGTVVAGTKYRGEFEDRLKKIMDEIRQASNIILFIDELHTLIGAGGAEGAIDASNILKPALARGELQCIGATTLDEYRKHIEKDAALERRFQPITVEPPTPDEAILILKGLRDRYEAHHRVKITDEAIEQAVKLSDRYITDRYLPDKAIDLVDEAASKVRLRSYTMPPNLKEMEQQLEAIRKEKDAAVQSQEFEKAARLRDDEQKLREKLDVTRAKWKQDQGRDDSEVTGDDIAEICASWTGIPVKKIAEAESERLLKMEQILHQRVIGQEEAVKAVSRAIRRARAGLKDPKRPIGSFIFLGPTGVGKTELSRALAEALFGDEEALVRLDMSEYMEKHTTARLVGAPPGYVGYEEGGQLTEKVRRKPYAVVLLDEIEKAHPDVFNILLQVLEDGRLTDGKGRTVDFRNTVVIMTSNVGAQSLRKNKSLGFAVNNDDGHDDMKSKVLEELKNHFRPEFLNRVDEVIVFHSLNEAHIQEIVTLMAEQVRKRLAEQDIHFKLSDAAEKWLAKTGFDQAYGARPLRRAIQKHIEDRLSEELLKATVKKGDTVAIDVQDDQLTVQKTDSSPSAQPQP; via the coding sequence ATGATGTTTGGTCGATTGACAGAGCGCGCGCAAAAAGTTCTCGCGCTCGCGCAGGACGAAGCCGCGCGGCTCGGACACAACAACATCGGTACGGAGCACATTTTACTCGGCCTAGTGCGGGAAGGTGAAGGGATTGCCGCCAAGGCACTCATCGGCCTAGGCCTAAATTTAGAAAAAATCCATAACGAAGTCGAGGCGCTCATCGGCCGCGGGGGAGAACAACTGGGTACGCCAGCCTACACGCCGCGCGCAAAAAAAGTGATGGAACTATCGATGGACGAAGCGCGCAAGCTCGGTCACACGTATGTCGGAACGGAACACATCTTGCTCGGCCTCATTCGCGAAGGGGAAGGTGTCGCTGCCCGCGTGCTGAACAACTTAGGAGTCAGTCTCAATAAAGCGCGGCAACAAGTGTTGCAACTGTTAGGTTCAAACGAGGCCGTCGCTTCGAATCAAGCAGGGCGGAGCAACAACGCGAACACGCCGACACTTGACAGTTTGGCGCGCGATCTGACCGCTACCGCCAAGGAAGGTGACGTCGACCCGGTCATCGGGCGCAGTAAAGAAATCGAACGCGTCATTCAAGTGCTTAGCCGTCGTACGAAAAACAACCCTGTGCTCATCGGGGAACCAGGCGTCGGTAAGACGGCGATCGCCGAAGGGTTAGCGCAAAAAATCGTCGACAACGAAATCCCGGAAATACTGCGTGACAAGCGGGTAATGACGCTCGATATGGGCACCGTCGTCGCCGGGACGAAATACCGCGGCGAATTCGAAGACCGCTTGAAGAAAATTATGGATGAGATTCGGCAGGCGAGTAACATCATTTTGTTCATCGACGAATTGCATACGTTAATCGGCGCCGGCGGAGCCGAAGGAGCGATCGACGCTTCAAACATTCTCAAACCGGCGCTGGCGCGGGGCGAACTACAGTGTATCGGGGCGACGACGTTAGACGAGTACCGCAAACATATTGAAAAAGACGCCGCCCTCGAACGCCGTTTCCAACCGATCACGGTGGAACCGCCGACGCCGGACGAAGCGATCCTCATATTAAAAGGGTTGCGCGACCGCTACGAAGCACACCACCGCGTGAAAATAACAGACGAAGCGATCGAGCAGGCGGTAAAACTGTCTGATCGCTACATTACGGACCGCTACTTGCCGGACAAAGCGATTGACCTCGTCGACGAAGCGGCGTCAAAAGTACGCTTGCGTTCTTACACGATGCCGCCGAACTTGAAAGAGATGGAGCAACAGTTAGAGGCCATTCGCAAAGAAAAAGACGCCGCCGTCCAAAGTCAAGAGTTTGAAAAAGCGGCGCGCTTACGCGACGACGAGCAAAAACTGCGCGAAAAGCTAGATGTGACGCGCGCCAAATGGAAACAAGATCAAGGGCGGGACGATTCGGAAGTGACCGGTGACGACATTGCCGAAATTTGCGCGAGTTGGACCGGCATACCGGTGAAAAAAATTGCCGAAGCAGAGTCGGAACGGCTGCTAAAAATGGAACAAATTTTACACCAACGCGTCATCGGCCAAGAAGAGGCAGTCAAAGCGGTGTCGCGGGCGATCCGCCGTGCGCGCGCCGGCCTGAAAGATCCGAAGCGGCCGATCGGTTCGTTTATTTTCCTCGGGCCGACTGGCGTCGGGAAGACGGAACTGAGTCGCGCCCTCGCCGAGGCGCTCTTCGGTGACGAAGAAGCTCTCGTCCGTTTAGATATGTCGGAATACATGGAGAAGCATACGACAGCGCGGTTAGTTGGGGCGCCTCCTGGATACGTCGGCTATGAAGAGGGTGGACAGTTGACGGAGAAAGTGCGGCGCAAACCGTACGCGGTCGTATTGCTCGACGAAATTGAAAAAGCGCATCCGGATGTGTTTAACATTTTACTGCAAGTGTTAGAAGACGGGCGTTTGACGGACGGAAAAGGGCGGACGGTCGACTTCCGCAACACGGTCGTCATTATGACCTCCAACGTGGGCGCTCAGTCGCTCCGGAAAAACAAATCACTCGGCTTTGCTGTCAACAACGACGACGGTCACGACGATATGAAGAGCAAGGTGCTGGAAGAACTGAAGAACCATTTCCGCCCGGAATTTTTAAACCGCGTCGATGAAGTGATCGTTTTCCACTCCTTAAACGAAGCGCACATTCAAGAAATCGTCACGCTCATGGCCGAGCAAGTGCGGAAGCGGCTCGCCGAGCAGGACATTCACTTTAAGCTTAGCGACGCAGCTGAGAAGTGGCTCGCGAAGACAGGCTTCGATCAGGCGTACGGTGCCCGGCCACTCCGGCGCGCCATCCAGAAGCACATTGAAGACCGCCTGTCAGAGGAATTGTTGAAAGCTACGGTTAAAAAAGGCGATACAGTGGCGATCGACGTCCAAGACGACCAGCTCACTGTGCAAAAGACAGATAGTAGCCCGTCGGCACAGCCGCAACCTTGA
- a CDS encoding protein arginine kinase has protein sequence MNNPVSEWMKGKGPHSDIVISSRVRIARNISDLPFPMLATASQAAEVVTRTEQTLAQLPQTEHLVGAELLHMDDLTPLQQRVLVEKHLVSPALADESRHGAVVLSGDEAVSVMVNAEDHLRIQCLFPGLQLKEAWALASRIDDFFEERLDYAFDETLGYLTSCPTNVGTGVRASVMMHLPALVMTQQINRILPAVTQVGLAVRGIYGEGSEAVGSLFQISNQVTLGQSETEIVDKISSVALQLVHHEQRAREQLMHEVRVKLEDRVQRSLGVLAHARVVDSKEAMRRLSDLRLGIDLGLVSGISATILNELIVQTQPGFLQHISGRQLDTDERDVCRASLIRERLGRGNGED, from the coding sequence ATGAACAATCCAGTCAGTGAGTGGATGAAAGGAAAAGGCCCGCATTCAGACATCGTCATCAGTAGTCGCGTGCGCATCGCGCGAAACATTTCGGACCTTCCGTTTCCGATGTTGGCGACTGCCTCACAAGCGGCGGAAGTCGTGACGCGCACCGAGCAAACACTCGCCCAATTGCCACAAACGGAGCATCTTGTGGGAGCGGAATTGCTGCACATGGACGACCTCACGCCGCTGCAACAGCGGGTGTTAGTTGAAAAGCATCTCGTTAGCCCAGCGCTTGCCGACGAATCGCGTCACGGGGCCGTCGTTTTAAGCGGCGACGAAGCGGTTAGTGTGATGGTCAACGCGGAAGACCACTTGCGCATTCAATGTTTATTCCCCGGGTTGCAACTGAAGGAAGCGTGGGCGCTAGCTAGTCGCATTGACGATTTTTTTGAAGAACGGCTCGACTACGCTTTTGACGAAACGTTAGGCTATTTAACGAGCTGCCCGACGAATGTCGGTACAGGTGTCCGCGCATCGGTGATGATGCATCTTCCGGCACTCGTCATGACACAGCAAATTAATCGCATCCTTCCGGCGGTCACACAAGTGGGACTCGCTGTCAGAGGCATATACGGTGAAGGTAGTGAGGCGGTGGGCAGTTTATTTCAAATATCGAATCAAGTGACGTTAGGACAGTCGGAAACAGAAATTGTCGATAAAATCTCCAGCGTCGCGCTACAACTCGTTCACCACGAGCAACGCGCGCGCGAACAGTTAATGCACGAGGTGCGCGTAAAGTTGGAAGACCGCGTGCAGCGGTCACTCGGCGTTTTGGCTCACGCTCGCGTCGTCGACAGTAAAGAGGCGATGCGCCGTTTGTCTGATCTGCGTTTAGGGATCGATCTCGGTTTAGTGAGCGGCATTTCGGCAACGATATTAAATGAACTGATAGTGCAGACGCAGCCAGGCTTTTTGCAACACATCTCCGGTCGACAACTCGACACGGACGAACGGGACGTGTGCCGCGCCAGTTTGATTCGCGAGCGCCTCGGTCGCGGTAATGGTGAAGATTGA
- a CDS encoding UvrB/UvrC motif-containing protein, whose protein sequence is MLCQECGKRPATLHFTKIVNGEKTEFHICEPCAKEKGEFLPDWHNGFSIHNLLAGMLNTDFFDADNRPRTGDSGQLRCETCGMTYQQFSKIGRFGCSDCYHYFEPVLEPLIRRVHGNTQHSGKLPARRGEHLKRRRELSELKQRLAQLVAKEEFEEAAHVRDRIRELERDQ, encoded by the coding sequence ATGCTTTGTCAAGAATGTGGAAAGCGACCGGCGACATTGCACTTTACGAAAATCGTTAACGGGGAGAAGACGGAGTTTCACATTTGTGAACCGTGCGCTAAGGAAAAAGGGGAGTTTCTGCCTGACTGGCATAACGGCTTTTCCATTCATAACTTGCTAGCAGGTATGTTAAATACGGATTTTTTTGACGCCGATAATAGGCCGCGGACCGGTGACTCAGGGCAGTTGCGCTGTGAAACGTGCGGGATGACTTACCAGCAGTTTAGTAAAATCGGCCGCTTCGGGTGCAGTGACTGTTACCACTATTTTGAGCCTGTCTTAGAGCCGCTCATTCGCCGCGTACACGGTAATACCCAGCACAGCGGAAAATTGCCAGCCCGCAGGGGCGAACATTTAAAACGACGTCGCGAATTGAGTGAGCTAAAACAGAGGCTTGCACAACTAGTTGCCAAAGAGGAGTTCGAGGAAGCGGCGCACGTTCGCGACCGCATTCGCGAGCTCGAGCGGGATCAGTAG
- a CDS encoding CtsR family transcriptional regulator: protein MANISDIIEQHIKQILAQCGDGSLEIQRSELAKMFQCVPSQINYVISTRFTVEQGYHVESKRGGGGYIRISKIEWTCPKAWYDNIVKLIGGSITETAAEGVIEQLYEQDMVTTREAHLMRAAISREVIKVPTPIRDQLRANIMLAFIRSLVVRTERG from the coding sequence ATGGCGAATATTTCGGACATCATCGAGCAGCACATCAAGCAAATACTCGCGCAGTGCGGTGACGGTTCTCTCGAGATCCAACGCAGCGAACTCGCCAAAATGTTTCAGTGCGTGCCATCGCAAATTAATTACGTCATCAGTACGCGCTTTACCGTAGAACAAGGTTATCACGTAGAGAGCAAACGGGGAGGCGGTGGCTACATCCGCATCTCCAAAATAGAGTGGACGTGCCCGAAAGCGTGGTACGACAACATCGTAAAATTAATCGGGGGCAGCATAACGGAGACGGCAGCAGAAGGTGTGATCGAACAGCTGTACGAACAAGATATGGTGACCACGCGTGAAGCGCATCTGATGCGAGCCGCGATCTCGCGAGAAGTCATTAAAGTGCCGACACCGATTCGCGACCAACTACGCGCCAACATCATGTTGGCATTCATTAGGAGCTTAGTGGTGCGCACAGAAAGGGGATAA
- a CDS encoding C40 family peptidase — MSRFQTFMKRLLALTLGVALFAVPLNSYAALGDQTLREGMSHKDVKQLQDKLKKKGYFKYKKSTGYFGPITTKAVKDFQRAHKVKASGVVDKRTFRALGVKKGKAVTSKASGSSKKAKTLRQGMSGKKVKDLQSKLKRLGYFKTNVTGYYGPITKNAVKAFQKKHKLKANGIAGSKTIAKINKAAKAKKAKKKPAKKTTKKSAKKPAKKVKTLRIGSTGKAVTDLQKKLKKLGYFKVGVTGYYGTVTQKAVKDFQWAYGMKVTGVAGPQTIKKVNDAVKGKVKPVKKKKKSKKAPKKKKGLNTKKLVKEAKRHLGTPYRWGGTSPGGFDCSGFLLYVYKKQGVHLPRTTQAMWNKGKRVSKKKQGDVVFFHSTYSAPGATHAGIYIGGNLFIHSASSGVEISNVYGPYWGSHYMGTKKLH, encoded by the coding sequence GTGTCACGCTTCCAAACCTTTATGAAGCGTCTCTTAGCATTGACACTTGGGGTCGCGCTATTCGCAGTACCCCTGAACAGTTATGCCGCACTCGGGGATCAAACGCTCCGGGAAGGCATGAGTCATAAAGATGTGAAGCAGCTGCAGGACAAGTTGAAGAAGAAAGGCTATTTCAAGTACAAAAAGTCGACGGGCTACTTTGGGCCGATTACGACGAAAGCCGTGAAAGACTTTCAACGCGCCCATAAGGTTAAGGCGAGCGGCGTCGTCGACAAGCGTACGTTCCGAGCGCTAGGTGTAAAAAAAGGTAAAGCAGTTACCTCTAAAGCGTCGGGCAGTTCCAAAAAGGCGAAGACGCTGCGCCAAGGAATGAGCGGTAAGAAAGTAAAGGATCTTCAGTCGAAGTTGAAAAGACTCGGCTACTTTAAAACGAACGTCACTGGTTACTACGGCCCAATCACTAAGAATGCCGTGAAGGCATTCCAGAAGAAGCACAAGCTAAAGGCAAACGGAATCGCAGGGTCAAAAACGATTGCTAAGATCAATAAAGCGGCTAAGGCGAAAAAGGCGAAGAAAAAGCCAGCCAAGAAAACTACCAAAAAGTCGGCAAAGAAGCCAGCAAAAAAAGTTAAGACGCTGCGCATCGGTTCAACTGGTAAAGCCGTTACTGACTTGCAAAAGAAGCTAAAAAAACTCGGCTACTTTAAAGTCGGTGTGACTGGCTATTACGGCACAGTGACACAGAAAGCTGTCAAAGACTTTCAGTGGGCTTACGGTATGAAAGTGACTGGCGTCGCTGGTCCGCAGACGATTAAGAAAGTGAACGATGCGGTGAAAGGGAAAGTAAAGCCAGTTAAAAAGAAAAAGAAGAGCAAGAAAGCACCGAAGAAGAAAAAAGGACTCAACACGAAAAAGCTCGTTAAAGAGGCAAAGCGGCATCTCGGCACTCCCTACCGTTGGGGCGGGACATCACCGGGCGGCTTTGATTGCAGCGGCTTTCTCCTTTACGTGTACAAAAAGCAGGGCGTACACTTACCGCGCACGACTCAAGCGATGTGGAACAAAGGGAAGCGCGTATCCAAGAAAAAACAAGGGGACGTCGTCTTCTTCCATAGCACGTATAGTGCTCCAGGTGCCACTCACGCGGGTATTTACATCGGCGGTAACTTGTTCATTCACTCCGCAAGTTCCGGTGTAGAAATTAGCAACGTCTACGGCCCATACTGGGGAAGCCATTATATGGGGACGAAAAAGCTGCATTAG
- the lysS gene encoding lysine--tRNA ligase has protein sequence MEQALNELLQIRRDKLQQLRDQQIEPFGHRYERTHTAEHIHTTFGDWSKEALAEETHRVTIAGRIMSKRGHGKTSFAHLQDLSGSVQIYVRKDTVGEAAYELFSLLDLGDWIGVEGSVFRTNRGELSVQAEKIALLSKSLRPLPEKFHGLQDVELRYRKRYLDLIVNPGVRQTFVMRSKIIQAIRRYLDEHGFLEVETPTMHAIPGGAAARPFETYHNALDIPLYMRIAIELHLKRLVVGGLEKVYEIGRVYRNEGISTRHNPEFTMLELYAAYTDYNDIMDLTENLVVHVADELLGSRELDYQGMKVDMSLPWRRRSMVDLIKEHVGVDFSQEMSDEEAHALAREHGIEVKTEMTFGHIVNEFFEQRIEEKLINPTFVYGHPVEVSPLAKKNTSDPRFTDRFELFIVGREHANAFTELNDPIDQRARFEAQLIEREQGNDEAHMMDEDFIEALEYGLPPTGGLGIGIDRLVMLLTDSPSIRDVLLFPQMRAKSGE, from the coding sequence ATGGAACAGGCGTTAAATGAACTATTACAAATAAGGCGCGACAAGTTACAGCAGTTACGCGACCAACAAATCGAACCGTTCGGTCACCGTTATGAACGGACGCACACGGCGGAGCACATTCATACGACGTTCGGCGATTGGTCGAAAGAAGCGTTAGCCGAGGAGACGCACCGCGTCACAATTGCCGGGCGGATCATGTCCAAACGCGGGCACGGTAAAACATCGTTCGCGCATTTGCAAGATTTGTCGGGCAGCGTGCAAATATACGTGCGCAAAGATACTGTCGGGGAAGCGGCTTACGAGTTGTTCTCGCTCCTCGACCTCGGGGATTGGATCGGGGTGGAAGGGAGCGTCTTTCGCACGAACCGTGGCGAACTTAGTGTACAAGCCGAAAAGATTGCGTTATTGTCGAAATCGCTTCGCCCCTTGCCCGAGAAGTTCCACGGACTGCAAGACGTCGAACTGCGCTACCGCAAACGTTATTTAGACTTAATCGTGAACCCGGGTGTGCGGCAAACGTTTGTCATGCGCAGCAAAATTATTCAGGCGATCCGACGTTACCTCGACGAGCATGGCTTTTTAGAAGTTGAGACGCCGACGATGCACGCCATTCCCGGCGGCGCGGCGGCACGCCCGTTTGAGACGTATCACAATGCGCTGGACATACCGCTGTACATGCGGATTGCGATCGAATTGCACTTAAAGCGGCTCGTCGTCGGCGGCTTAGAAAAAGTGTACGAAATCGGCCGCGTCTACCGTAATGAGGGCATTTCCACCCGGCACAATCCGGAATTTACGATGCTTGAACTGTACGCTGCGTACACTGACTACAACGACATTATGGATTTGACGGAAAACCTCGTCGTCCACGTAGCCGACGAACTGCTCGGATCGCGGGAATTAGACTACCAAGGGATGAAAGTCGACATGTCGCTGCCGTGGCGACGCCGTTCGATGGTCGACCTCATTAAAGAGCACGTCGGCGTCGACTTCTCGCAAGAGATGAGCGATGAGGAGGCACACGCCCTGGCCCGCGAACACGGGATTGAAGTGAAGACAGAAATGACGTTCGGGCACATTGTGAATGAGTTTTTTGAGCAGCGAATCGAAGAAAAGCTGATCAATCCGACGTTCGTCTACGGGCATCCAGTGGAAGTCTCGCCTTTGGCTAAAAAAAATACCTCCGACCCGCGGTTCACCGATCGGTTTGAGCTGTTCATCGTCGGGCGCGAGCACGCGAACGCTTTTACCGAGTTGAACGATCCGATCGATCAGCGCGCGCGCTTCGAAGCACAGTTGATCGAGCGGGAACAAGGTAACGACGAAGCGCACATGATGGACGAAGATTTTATCGAAGCGTTAGAATACGGTTTGCCGCCGACTGGCGGACTCGGGATCGGCATCGACCGGTTAGTGATGTTGCTCACAGACTCCCCCTCCATTCGCGATGTACTACTGTTTCCACAAATGCGCGCAAAGAGTGGCGAATAA
- a CDS encoding helix-turn-helix domain-containing protein, whose amino-acid sequence MCHIIIGRRIRAFRRLKGYTQQQLADELGMSVAIVGAVERGTRTASQQLLAQIATVLHITVEELLPSGDEYER is encoded by the coding sequence GTGTGCCACATTATCATTGGCCGCCGAATTCGGGCTTTCCGTCGGTTAAAGGGGTATACGCAGCAACAGTTGGCTGACGAGTTAGGCATGTCAGTAGCCATTGTCGGTGCCGTCGAGCGAGGGACGCGAACAGCTAGCCAGCAACTGTTAGCGCAAATCGCGACGGTGCTGCATATTACCGTGGAAGAACTACTCCCCTCGGGGGACGAGTACGAGCGGTAG
- the folK gene encoding 2-amino-4-hydroxy-6-hydroxymethyldihydropteridine diphosphokinase, whose amino-acid sequence MSEYVRTYLGLGSNLGDRIGFLRGAIGDLQRHPYIQLAAIASVYETKPVGYTAQGEFLNTVVAVDTTLAAEALLDVTQAIEKKWQRERTVRWGPRTLDIDILLYGTGIVQTERLTVPHPRMKERAFALLPLSELAPELVLPGTAESVSEHVQNVGGKEGVTLCATLSLAAEFGLSVG is encoded by the coding sequence ATGAGTGAATATGTACGCACTTACTTAGGTCTTGGTTCAAATCTCGGCGATCGGATCGGCTTTTTGCGCGGTGCGATCGGGGACTTGCAAAGGCATCCGTACATTCAGTTAGCGGCGATCGCTTCTGTGTACGAAACGAAGCCAGTCGGGTATACGGCGCAAGGGGAATTTTTAAATACAGTCGTCGCAGTCGATACGACGCTCGCTGCAGAAGCGTTACTCGACGTAACGCAAGCGATCGAAAAAAAATGGCAGCGGGAACGCACGGTACGCTGGGGACCGCGCACGTTAGATATTGACATCTTGCTTTACGGGACGGGGATCGTACAGACAGAGCGGTTAACAGTACCGCACCCGCGCATGAAGGAACGGGCCTTCGCTTTACTGCCGCTTTCGGAGCTCGCACCTGAACTAGTCTTACCCGGAACAGCGGAGTCCGTGTCCGAACACGTCCAAAACGTCGGAGGGAAAGAAGGGGTAACGCTGTGTGCCACATTATCATTGGCCGCCGAATTCGGGCTTTCCGTCGGTTAA
- the folP gene encoding dihydropteroate synthase, translated as MEANVYVLQSIPSPLASETAFVSLAVEGFPHIARASVAQGTNIGAEWQESPRQLVLSGTVPEIRAAVTRWQETLAPWQQAVLNVLARTGNGWPHKPLKVGKWFLPWHERTLVMGILNVTPDSFSDGGRYRQEETALEHARALVAAGADMIDVGGESTRPAGVYGEGAAFVSAEEEKARVLPIVKRLARELDVPISVDTYKAEVAEAALASGAHIVNDVWGFKRDPKMATIVARYGVPAVVMHNRERIDYDERRPFMYEVIDDLRESVAIARAAGVNEDQLILDPGIGFAKTYEHNVQVMQQLEQIVALGYPVLLGTSRKSLIGEALSLPVDQRVEGTGATVSVGIAKGCRIVRVHDVQEMVRVCRMTDVLVQPLGG; from the coding sequence ATGGAAGCAAACGTGTACGTGTTACAATCTATTCCCTCGCCGCTTGCATCTGAAACAGCATTCGTATCGCTCGCGGTGGAAGGTTTTCCGCACATAGCCCGTGCCAGCGTCGCCCAAGGGACGAACATAGGGGCGGAATGGCAGGAATCGCCACGCCAACTCGTCCTCTCTGGCACAGTGCCGGAAATTCGCGCGGCCGTTACCCGCTGGCAAGAGACGCTCGCCCCTTGGCAACAGGCGGTGTTAAATGTGCTTGCGCGCACGGGGAACGGGTGGCCGCACAAGCCGCTCAAAGTCGGCAAGTGGTTCCTTCCTTGGCACGAGCGAACGCTCGTTATGGGCATCCTCAATGTGACACCTGATTCCTTTTCCGATGGCGGCCGTTACCGGCAAGAGGAAACTGCGCTCGAGCACGCGCGCGCCCTTGTCGCCGCTGGGGCGGACATGATCGACGTCGGCGGGGAGTCTACGCGACCGGCAGGTGTGTACGGGGAAGGGGCTGCTTTCGTTTCAGCCGAAGAAGAAAAGGCGCGCGTGTTGCCGATCGTCAAGCGGTTAGCGCGCGAACTGGACGTGCCAATTTCTGTCGACACGTACAAAGCCGAAGTGGCGGAAGCTGCTCTTGCGAGCGGAGCCCATATCGTCAACGACGTGTGGGGCTTTAAGCGCGACCCGAAGATGGCAACTATCGTCGCCCGTTACGGCGTTCCGGCTGTCGTCATGCACAATCGGGAGCGGATCGACTACGATGAACGGCGGCCGTTTATGTACGAAGTAATCGACGACTTGCGCGAAAGCGTGGCGATCGCACGTGCGGCAGGCGTAAACGAGGATCAACTCATTCTCGACCCGGGAATCGGGTTTGCAAAAACGTATGAACACAACGTGCAAGTGATGCAGCAGTTAGAACAAATTGTAGCGCTCGGTTACCCTGTCTTGCTCGGGACATCGCGCAAATCGCTGATCGGTGAGGCGCTCTCACTTCCTGTCGACCAACGCGTTGAAGGGACGGGTGCGACCGTGTCTGTCGGCATTGCCAAAGGGTGCCGCATCGTCCGCGTGCACGACGTGCAGGAAATGGTACGCGTCTGCCGCATGACCGATGTACTCGTACAGCCACTGGGAGGATGA
- the cysK gene encoding cysteine synthase A, which produces MRVANTITELIGETPLVKLNRLVGKDDADVYLKLEFFNPGSSVKDRIAISMVEAAEREGKLKPGATILEPTSGNTGIGLAMVAAAKGYRAILVMPETMSVERRNLLRAYGAEIVLTPGSEGMGGAIRKAEEIAREHPDCFVPQQFKNPANVQAHRETTAEELLKQTGGKLDAFVAGVGTGGTVTGVGQVLKQHIPSVTIVAVEPEDSPVLSGGNPGPHKIQGIGAGFVPDILDTDVYDQIVAVSNSDSFYWARRLAREEGILGGISSGAAVSAALQIAKKLGKGKKVVAVVPSNGERYLSTPLFQFEEN; this is translated from the coding sequence ATGCGCGTAGCGAACACTATTACTGAATTAATCGGGGAAACACCACTCGTCAAATTAAACCGGCTTGTAGGTAAAGACGACGCAGACGTTTATTTAAAGTTAGAGTTTTTCAATCCGGGGAGCAGTGTGAAAGACCGGATCGCGATTAGTATGGTCGAGGCGGCGGAACGGGAAGGTAAACTGAAGCCAGGTGCAACTATCCTAGAACCGACGAGCGGCAATACGGGGATCGGCTTAGCGATGGTCGCGGCGGCGAAAGGTTACCGCGCGATCCTCGTCATGCCGGAGACGATGAGTGTGGAACGGCGAAATTTATTACGTGCGTACGGTGCGGAAATCGTCTTGACGCCGGGATCGGAAGGAATGGGTGGCGCGATCCGCAAAGCGGAAGAAATCGCCCGCGAGCACCCAGACTGTTTTGTACCGCAGCAATTTAAAAATCCCGCCAACGTACAAGCTCACCGGGAAACGACTGCCGAGGAATTGCTCAAGCAAACGGGCGGCAAGCTCGACGCTTTTGTCGCCGGAGTCGGGACAGGTGGGACGGTTACTGGCGTCGGGCAAGTACTAAAACAGCACATCCCCAGCGTGACAATCGTCGCGGTCGAACCGGAGGACTCTCCTGTTTTATCCGGTGGCAACCCAGGTCCGCACAAAATTCAAGGGATTGGGGCCGGATTCGTACCCGACATTCTCGATACGGACGTGTACGACCAAATCGTCGCCGTAAGCAACAGTGATTCGTTTTACTGGGCGCGTCGCCTCGCACGCGAGGAAGGCATTTTGGGCGGTATTTCGTCAGGGGCCGCTGTTAGTGCTGCTTTGCAAATCGCGAAAAAACTCGGCAAGGGTAAAAAAGTCGTCGCTGTCGTTCCGAGTAACGGTGAGCGGTACTTGAGTACCCCGCTCTTTCAGTTTGAAGAAAATTGA